A genomic segment from Orientia tsutsugamushi str. Boryong encodes:
- a CDS encoding conjugal transfer protein TraN, translated as MKLEQLTESNECYEVNRINYDGGDRVFFDKFKVNRPYWKQKILFSCTSDPKDGCKHLKIQNCELKNSTCQKSVANICLLWQHDYSCSTEKQTMLHSSLHNNSIFCLGGNCNTPTIIPNRDIAKVAHLAMLNQMSKDIKTNPVSVFSGKHRKCKKDVFSFLNCCSSMTGWGRDIGLSQCKSKEQELALYRKKGYCYYIGTYCSSRIPILGICLARKSTYCCFQSKLARIFQEEARKQLKMNFGTPECPKCRGLTVEELQKVDFTKINMDELFGDILTKAQNSMNKDIIAGIKDKVHRMQQT; from the coding sequence CTGAAACTTGAGCAATTAACTGAGAGTAATGAATGCTATGAGGTCAATAGAATCAACTATGATGGTGGTGATAGAGTATTTTTTGACAAGTTTAAAGTCAATCGTCCATATTGGAAACAAAAGATTCTTTTTTCTTGTACTAGCGATCCAAAAGATGGCTGCAAACACCTTAAAATTCAGAATTGTGAATTAAAAAACAGCACTTGCCAAAAATCAGTAGCAAATATTTGTTTACTATGGCAGCACGATTATAGCTGTTCAACTGAGAAGCAAACAATGCTACACTCATCGTTGCATAATAACTCAATCTTTTGTTTAGGAGGTAATTGCAACACTCCAACTATTATACCAAATAGAGATATAGCTAAAGTAGCTCATCTAGCGATGCTAAATCAGATGAGCAAGGACATTAAAACAAATCCCGTTTCTGTATTTTCAGGTAAACATCGAAAATGCAAAAAAGATGTATTTAGTTTTTTGAATTGCTGCTCTTCAATGACTGGCTGGGGGCGTGATATAGGCTTATCGCAATGTAAGTCTAAGGAACAAGAATTAGCTTTATATAGGAAAAAAGGTTACTGCTACTATATTGGAACCTACTGTTCTTCAAGAATTCCGATATTAGGTATTTGCTTAGCTAGAAAGTCTACTTATTGCTGCTTTCAGTCGAAACTTGCAAGAATTTTTCAGGAAGAAGCAAGAAAACAGCTAAAAATGAACTTTGGTACACCTGAATGTCCAAAGTGTAGAGGCCTTACTGTTGAAGAGTTACAAAAAGTTGATTTCACTAAAATCAATATGGATGAACTATTTGGAGATATACTCACTAAGGCTCAAAACAGCATGAACAAAGACATTATTGCAGGAATCAAAGATAAAGTTCATCGTATGCAACAAACTTAG
- the trbC gene encoding type-F conjugative transfer system pilin assembly protein TrbC produces MGQQKTFIFVSFSMSDEALKSYFAESQKAGAQLIMRGLINNSFTQTKNKTMELGISFDIDPSLFEQYKIDVVPVIVIDDEKRGLTKKLTGHIPLAIALEIMNENTQ; encoded by the coding sequence TTGGGCCAGCAAAAAACTTTTATTTTTGTCTCATTTTCAATGAGTGATGAGGCTTTAAAAAGCTATTTTGCTGAATCTCAAAAGGCTGGAGCTCAATTGATTATGCGTGGGTTAATTAATAACTCATTTACACAAACAAAGAATAAAACTATGGAGCTTGGTATTAGCTTCGATATAGATCCTAGCTTGTTTGAACAATATAAAATTGATGTTGTTCCTGTGATAGTAATAGATGATGAAAAAAGAGGATTAACCAAGAAATTAACTGGCCATATTCCTTTAGCAATAGCATTAGAAATTATGAATGAGAATACTCAATGA
- a CDS encoding phage integrase central domain-containing protein, whose translation MAQRVKRYLESLYNTKISEITKEDIQKLFDEKTAKKHYVTANSILKLLSPIFNKAIEWGLLEKNPVCGIKRHKQKNQDLDM comes from the coding sequence ATGGCTCAAAGAGTAAAGAGATATCTAGAATCTTTATACAATACAAAGATATCTGAGATTACCAAAGAAGATATTCAGAAGCTTTTTGACGAAAAAACAGCAAAGAAACACTATGTAACAGCAAACAGTATTCTAAAACTGTTAAGCCCTATATTTAATAAGGCTATAGAGTGGGGATTATTAGAAAAGAATCCTGTATGTGGAATAAAAAGGCACAAGCAAAAGAATCAAGATCTAGATATGTAA
- a CDS encoding TrbI/VirB10 family protein produces MIGEDGRSGIKGIVVDKSSNIASMAALNGVFSNIAKFLQAKAIKPDMLPTLNLVAGGHQQQEFQIGDALQSGAYSGASNAFDKLADFAIKQADSMSPVVLIASGRVIDVVFKKGFDLREHKKKPHNLTYSQSTNNEKVNLHNKFDQSQKLEEHL; encoded by the coding sequence TTGATAGGTGAAGATGGACGTTCTGGAATTAAAGGAATCGTGGTAGATAAATCGTCTAACATAGCAAGCATGGCTGCATTAAATGGAGTATTTAGCAATATTGCTAAGTTTCTACAAGCTAAGGCTATTAAACCTGATATGCTACCAACTTTAAACCTAGTAGCTGGAGGTCATCAACAACAAGAGTTTCAGATTGGAGATGCGCTTCAGTCTGGAGCTTACTCTGGAGCTAGTAATGCTTTTGATAAGCTAGCTGATTTTGCTATAAAACAAGCTGATTCTATGAGCCCAGTCGTTCTTATTGCGTCAGGTAGAGTCATCGATGTTGTATTTAAAAAAGGTTTTGACTTACGTGAGCACAAGAAGAAGCCACATAATTTAACTTATTCACAATCAACTAACAATGAAAAAGTTAATTTGCATAATAAATTCGACCAATCACAAAAGTTAGAGGAGCATTTATAA
- a CDS encoding Arm DNA-binding domain-containing protein has translation MKIGDFPDLTVAEARKKIQQLKSDIAKGINPMDERRKINKERREKREKRLKIKE, from the coding sequence ATAAAAATAGGAGATTTTCCAGATCTAACGGTAGCAGAAGCTAGAAAAAAGATACAGCAGTTAAAAAGTGATATTGCTAAAGGAATAAATCCAATGGATGAAAGACGGAAGATAAATAAAGAAAGAAGAGAAAAAAGAGAGAAGAGGCTTAAAATTAAAGAATGA
- a CDS encoding TraE/TraK family type IV conjugative transfer system protein, translating into MNHLFKQNAIQELVKYNKCLLSVTILLAAANIIAIMAAITKEEKWLLIPAMEPDRKMMVSSKNYHETYLKEWAIYVTKLLFTTSPNEVERQIADMKVASSNTESLNKFFHDHLQFVKGSNVSSVFFPKKVEVIKDGVLISGTLRYWFSDSKHIAVDKTYLLTYKRSPNYLLLLTGVKENGIKK; encoded by the coding sequence ATGAATCATCTCTTTAAGCAAAATGCTATACAAGAGCTGGTTAAATATAATAAATGCTTACTTTCAGTAACTATATTGCTAGCTGCAGCTAATATAATTGCGATAATGGCTGCAATTACCAAAGAAGAAAAGTGGTTATTAATTCCAGCAATGGAGCCTGATCGTAAAATGATGGTTTCATCAAAAAATTACCATGAAACCTATTTAAAGGAATGGGCAATTTATGTAACGAAACTCTTATTTACTACTTCTCCAAATGAGGTAGAAAGACAAATAGCAGACATGAAAGTTGCATCTAGTAATACTGAATCTTTAAATAAATTTTTTCATGATCACTTGCAATTTGTTAAAGGCTCAAATGTGTCTTCAGTCTTTTTTCCGAAGAAGGTTGAAGTGATAAAGGATGGAGTATTAATTAGTGGAACGCTTCGTTATTGGTTTAGCGATAGTAAACATATAGCTGTCGATAAGACTTACCTTTTGACTTACAAGCGAAGTCCTAATTACCTTTTGTTGTTAACTGGCGTTAAAGAGAATGGAATAAAAAAATGA
- a CDS encoding DnaA N-terminal domain-containing protein, which produces MSSRSFNIYFINQLLLKLSNKYPNRHFANKIAVLNYIAKALANELLTTDQANSGNFRFNDVGRFKEQYLANIESGIDRSMKGQLKHKIAGSFEAAMAYQILTSCSFGPAVRTRFFVKLLKNITLTECDESKILQAVQDVYGYEIQELQVTPFEQPTTVSQKQINEEEYLLNLTKQLGSNSTWYKVRESLVTCYGQAIDKSWFSKLKVVNEDNVNKKIFIKTKTEFEDDYIRNNCMQGLEYAFKAQGFSLS; this is translated from the coding sequence ATGTCTAGTAGAAGCTTCAACATATACTTCATAAATCAATTACTGTTGAAGTTATCAAATAAATATCCAAACCGTCATTTTGCAAATAAGATAGCAGTGCTAAACTATATTGCAAAAGCGTTAGCAAATGAATTACTAACTACTGATCAGGCTAATAGTGGAAATTTTAGATTTAATGATGTAGGAAGATTTAAAGAACAGTATCTAGCAAATATTGAATCTGGTATAGATCGTAGTATGAAGGGTCAGTTGAAGCATAAAATTGCTGGTTCTTTTGAAGCAGCTATGGCTTATCAAATTTTGACTTCTTGTAGTTTTGGGCCAGCGGTTCGAACTAGGTTTTTTGTTAAGTTGCTTAAAAATATTACACTAACAGAATGTGATGAATCAAAGATATTACAAGCTGTACAAGATGTATATGGATACGAAATTCAAGAATTACAAGTTACACCATTTGAGCAACCTACAACTGTTTCACAGAAACAAATCAATGAAGAAGAGTATCTCTTGAATCTCACTAAACAACTGGGCTCTAACTCGACTTGGTACAAAGTACGAGAATCTTTAGTTACATGTTATGGTCAAGCTATCGATAAATCATGGTTTAGTAAATTAAAAGTTGTAAATGAAGATAATGTTAATAAAAAAATATTCATCAAAACAAAAACAGAATTTGAAGATGATTACATTAGAAACAACTGTATGCAAGGTCTTGAATATGCTTTTAAAGCTCAAGGATTTTCTTTGAGTTAG
- a CDS encoding tyrosine-type recombinase/integrase — translation MGIIRKESCMWNKKAQAKESRSRYVTNEEMRRLMAVLKEKGNSQLTESQKRAERSGKIFTFISLFTAARKSNVSGMRWDEISLSEKIWCIPKTKSKNGKTLYIGLADKLIEVLQTRKLCSKSEWVLPSSADNSKHISSSTMHRAWAKIRKKAGIQNVTIHDLRRTFATWMKNNGETLDTISQILGHSNTNITKIYTIHSLDKATIATNKVVENMLSIFGTNVCLNEILSGIVP, via the coding sequence GTGGGGATTATTAGAAAAGAATCCTGTATGTGGAATAAAAAGGCACAAGCAAAAGAATCAAGATCTAGATATGTAACAAATGAAGAAATGAGAAGACTTATGGCCGTGCTAAAAGAAAAGGGAAATAGTCAATTAACAGAATCGCAAAAGCGAGCAGAACGATCAGGAAAAATTTTTACATTTATAAGTTTATTCACTGCAGCACGTAAAAGTAATGTATCAGGAATGAGATGGGACGAGATAAGCCTTAGCGAAAAAATATGGTGTATACCAAAAACTAAGAGTAAAAATGGTAAAACTCTATATATAGGGTTAGCTGATAAATTAATAGAAGTATTGCAAACCAGAAAACTATGCTCAAAAAGTGAATGGGTATTGCCAAGTTCAGCAGACAATAGTAAACACATATCAAGTTCAACAATGCATCGAGCATGGGCTAAGATTCGAAAAAAAGCCGGAATACAGAATGTAACAATACATGATCTTAGAAGAACGTTTGCAACTTGGATGAAAAATAATGGTGAAACACTAGATACAATATCTCAAATATTAGGACATAGTAATACTAATATAACTAAAATTTATACTATACATAGTTTAGATAAGGCAACAATTGCTACAAATAAAGTTGTCGAAAATATGCTGAGTATATTCGGTACCAATGTTTGTTTGAACGAGATACTATCTGGAATAGTGCCATAA
- a CDS encoding ABC transporter ATP-binding protein, with amino-acid sequence MSNYKILHLFLKYLQPYRFKIFIVLISLIMVSGSLLYVGSAIKLLIDHNCSCVNIIIAQISITIVIFSIFSFLRSFTINSISENLILDIRSDLFKHLLKLRISTFAKLKVTDINNRLLSNINSIGELINNLFSFILRNSIMFLGSLMLMFTQSNKFTYLVIIMFITIALPMIKIGHYIRTLAHITQFELLKIHSKIDESFNNIKLIYAFNQQSHQVDTLNTIQREYFVEFKRKIKLRSMFFALTMALVISAITFIIWLGSNDIAVGVMSSGDLTSFLYYAIVAVASLGGIIESFAKFPGYFMAAEKVFSLFEIDSVESNLSTNELNNGVIKFNNVSFSYPSRPNIAILSNCSLSIAPGQFVGIVGKSGAGKSTILQLLIKFYDPTTGTIQINNVDISSVHLPQLRKNFSYIPQETYIFSDTIKNNILFSNQHASSEDIAYAIQVALLDEFLTKMPDGLNSFIGEKGNMLSGGQKQRLAIARGLITKAPVMLLDEATNAIDSKTEKIILNNLRSISPQKTIIVVTHRISAIEKADNIIVLDNGKVNAQGNHAKLMHHCQLYKELIRRRTNSSNCKA; translated from the coding sequence ATGAGTAATTATAAAATATTACATTTATTCCTTAAATATCTTCAACCTTATAGATTTAAAATTTTTATTGTATTAATATCTTTAATTATGGTTTCTGGATCATTGCTTTATGTAGGCAGTGCAATTAAACTTTTAATAGATCATAATTGTAGTTGTGTTAATATAATTATAGCTCAAATCAGCATTACAATTGTAATATTCAGTATATTTAGCTTTCTTAGATCTTTCACAATTAATAGTATTAGTGAAAATTTAATATTAGATATTAGATCAGACTTATTTAAGCATTTGCTAAAACTAAGAATTAGCACTTTTGCTAAGTTAAAAGTTACAGACATTAATAATAGACTTTTATCAAATATTAATAGTATTGGAGAACTTATTAACAATTTATTCTCGTTCATTCTTAGAAACAGTATTATGTTTCTTGGAAGCTTAATGCTAATGTTTACGCAAAGTAATAAGTTTACCTATTTAGTAATAATAATGTTTATCACTATAGCATTGCCAATGATAAAAATAGGACATTATATTCGCACTTTAGCACATATTACTCAATTTGAGCTATTAAAAATTCATTCTAAGATTGATGAATCATTTAATAATATCAAATTAATATATGCTTTTAATCAGCAATCACATCAAGTTGATACACTTAATACAATTCAACGAGAATATTTTGTTGAATTTAAACGTAAAATAAAGTTAAGATCAATGTTCTTTGCACTAACAATGGCATTAGTTATTAGTGCTATTACTTTTATTATTTGGCTTGGTAGCAATGATATAGCTGTTGGAGTTATGTCATCTGGAGACTTAACGTCATTTCTTTATTATGCAATTGTTGCAGTAGCAAGTTTAGGAGGTATTATCGAATCATTTGCAAAATTTCCTGGATACTTTATGGCTGCAGAAAAAGTTTTTAGCTTATTTGAGATTGATAGTGTTGAAAGTAATTTATCAACCAACGAGCTCAATAATGGAGTTATTAAATTTAACAACGTCAGTTTTTCCTATCCATCAAGGCCAAATATTGCAATACTATCCAATTGTAGTTTGTCAATTGCTCCTGGTCAATTTGTTGGCATAGTTGGTAAATCTGGAGCAGGTAAAAGTACAATATTACAACTATTAATTAAGTTTTATGATCCTACAACAGGCACTATTCAAATAAATAATGTAGATATTAGTTCAGTTCACTTGCCTCAACTGCGAAAAAATTTCAGTTACATTCCACAAGAGACTTATATTTTTTCAGATACAATAAAAAATAATATTCTTTTCTCAAATCAACATGCAAGTAGTGAAGATATTGCATATGCTATACAAGTAGCACTGCTTGATGAGTTTTTAACGAAAATGCCAGATGGTTTGAATAGCTTTATCGGAGAAAAAGGAAATATGCTGTCAGGTGGCCAAAAACAAAGATTAGCAATTGCTCGAGGATTAATTACTAAAGCTCCTGTAATGCTTTTAGATGAGGCTACTAATGCTATTGACAGTAAAACTGAAAAGATAATTTTAAATAATCTTCGCAGTATTTCTCCACAAAAAACAATAATTGTTGTTACACACAGAATTAGTGCTATAGAGAAAGCAGATAATATTATAGTACTAGACAATGGAAAAGTTAATGCTCAAGGCAATCATGCTAAGTTAATGCACCATTGTCAGCTATATAAGGAACTCATAAGAAGAAGAACTAATTCTTCTAATTGTAAAGCATAA
- the cyaY gene encoding iron donor protein CyaY — MLERSFIVLASQAISQIADSIILQDLDGIIDVNFIDEMILYITISTKQFVITGHTFARQIWLVSPISGPHHFSYIDNKWLNRDKQDIWPLLQTEINQLTGFNIHLNASNE; from the coding sequence ATGCTAGAAAGGAGTTTTATAGTACTAGCTAGTCAAGCCATTAGTCAAATTGCTGATAGTATCATATTGCAAGACTTGGATGGGATAATTGATGTCAACTTCATTGATGAAATGATTTTATATATCACTATATCAACTAAGCAATTTGTTATTACTGGTCACACATTTGCTCGTCAAATATGGTTAGTATCTCCAATAAGCGGACCTCATCATTTTAGTTATATTGACAATAAGTGGCTTAATCGCGATAAGCAAGATATATGGCCTTTACTACAAACAGAAATCAATCAACTTACAGGTTTTAATATTCATTTAAATGCATCTAATGAGTAA
- a CDS encoding Ulp1 family isopeptidase produces MANDQDLSNPKYLYTEDDINQLLKHYLGLDDRISIIQHVALNESLLLKQTLHQVLSDIFSGIQEKAVIPLHTGNNHWVAMAIKKGVNNDIVVSYNDPMGIPIGDKVTLINCIKELCPEAKINDLHTVQQTNVYDCGPFVVDNLIKMSQGQPILSTEEAKQQAQNIRQSQVSFLSENRMITSAAAALADTLLKDNNRITEGVLVDKIFDNKILSVQEKQQLLNNLLDAHIKENKSLTKESLTKMLAGTHFVQQQANVLLNEKFNKSTANLQASNTSSEVSSQEELSVLKLNEVEESLEAQLKYINEHIASQLMQIVKNNNGEIDCNSPNFQEEVSSLLNSQSKETTSLATIEQSFNKMIQQLRKEKVHEERVSAIELQLKANRAVLEAKLSNTEDVKSLVNQKIKEETLQAIPFFGNAAERANFKKHLAHFVKLPDNSYSLLKQKEKCHPFCNIVGANAVKFFSPQSNAVYLNTSAYNQITSDNLKAFEAAVTTGINNLMLKEAAVTIDSVSPNKESVESGKDLSKIDELAELKEVKSNLETELKILKERLVKKVTSNLETELKFFKGRLVQELMQIVKNENGRIDHTSKNWQESASVLLNSQEKGAVSLAEVERAVSKMTQKLRDQKVSEEEVVNIESKLKFERASLEAKLFDDNEIKELINKRIKEDALRVIPFLGSGSESFMEKISPFVKLPDDSYSLLKANDKHHPFQNILYSNALKFFANSSDIGYLDDDSLKNLTPENLNAFEKAVAADIDKLMSRDVTLNVSDLKSYVANNPNPDLIADYLALEWQVHTPGLKALYDNLQASPQLPLNELENKHAKQLLSDLASLSKLPSVRGILPEFKEEFYNEISKKPEERSVEYTNFINKCSELPDTMLQPAKCSAQALLEFNKCERDLNSFKQGLFCAIDNYKNSGTAQSKRDFDRAEILYKGPDNIVKEITLQELQESQDLALSNEQREFLITSWQQGTFRSGSTAIYSGSKFLSKSIGMIFEGGGRCDILIDASNGTKVHSRYFSTFAKSQNIDEERVPCFDSTISVDISDMTGDKFIPGCSSAPKILINMHKFDPAVSVLDVPEELKVTRSYAREEIDNVKKDFVSGSLNMICSQYTKKDISAQLSQETLDTKFARGWCNITETLGLDNALESIIKEVYSQNSYDKSLKTEPDIQSSANEVIMEDILDIVKRARSGVDSSSLHESQSLTLQKAVDHFCKVEVDPILREKFAGKCLDTFFSEQQGNIYDKNVQKAVEEEVTSILLPLCNDKNKKEKATLKKNTSAMVKKLVYQYNNKKGWHGAWESFKNTVSNVVGYLTGQNRKVEKLISSHPEITRSLKRHLSDSALSECRASSESISETLSTAITSKVRRNSTGNIR; encoded by the coding sequence ATGGCGAATGATCAAGATTTATCCAATCCTAAATATTTATATACTGAAGATGATATTAATCAGCTGTTAAAGCATTATTTAGGTTTAGATGACAGGATTAGTATAATACAGCATGTTGCACTAAATGAAAGTCTGCTGCTTAAGCAGACTTTACATCAAGTCTTATCTGATATTTTTAGTGGCATACAGGAAAAAGCAGTTATACCACTACATACTGGTAATAATCATTGGGTAGCAATGGCAATTAAGAAAGGTGTAAATAATGATATTGTTGTTTCATATAATGATCCAATGGGTATACCAATAGGTGATAAAGTTACGCTCATAAACTGCATAAAAGAGCTATGCCCTGAAGCTAAAATCAATGATTTGCACACAGTTCAGCAAACTAATGTCTATGATTGTGGTCCATTTGTTGTAGATAATTTAATTAAAATGTCTCAAGGACAGCCTATACTTAGTACCGAAGAAGCCAAGCAACAAGCGCAAAACATTAGACAATCACAGGTAAGTTTCCTTTCTGAAAATAGAATGATAACTAGTGCTGCTGCAGCTCTTGCAGATACATTATTGAAGGATAATAACAGAATTACTGAAGGTGTTTTAGTAGATAAGATTTTTGATAATAAAATTTTGTCTGTACAAGAAAAGCAGCAACTACTTAATAATTTATTAGATGCTCATATTAAAGAAAATAAATCTTTAACTAAGGAAAGTTTAACAAAAATGTTGGCTGGTACGCATTTTGTGCAGCAGCAAGCTAATGTTTTGTTAAATGAAAAATTTAATAAAAGTACAGCAAATTTACAAGCAAGCAATACTAGTTCTGAAGTGAGTAGTCAAGAAGAATTATCTGTACTTAAGCTAAATGAAGTTGAAGAAAGTCTTGAAGCTCAACTAAAATACATTAACGAACATATTGCTAGTCAATTGATGCAAATAGTTAAAAACAATAATGGCGAAATTGACTGTAATAGTCCAAATTTTCAAGAGGAAGTATCATCTCTATTAAATTCTCAATCAAAAGAGACAACTAGTTTAGCTACTATAGAGCAAAGTTTTAATAAGATGATTCAGCAACTAAGAAAAGAAAAAGTTCATGAAGAAAGAGTAAGTGCTATAGAATTACAATTGAAGGCTAATCGAGCTGTTTTAGAAGCTAAATTATCTAATACTGAAGACGTAAAAAGTTTAGTTAATCAAAAAATCAAGGAAGAAACCTTGCAAGCAATTCCTTTTTTTGGAAATGCAGCAGAACGTGCAAATTTTAAAAAACATTTAGCTCATTTTGTAAAATTACCAGATAATAGCTATTCATTGCTAAAGCAAAAGGAAAAATGTCACCCATTTTGTAATATTGTAGGTGCTAATGCAGTAAAATTCTTTTCTCCTCAAAGCAACGCAGTATACCTTAATACTAGCGCTTACAATCAAATAACTTCTGATAATTTAAAAGCTTTTGAAGCAGCAGTTACAACTGGTATTAATAATTTGATGTTAAAGGAAGCAGCGGTAACTATCGATTCTGTTTCACCGAATAAAGAATCAGTCGAATCAGGTAAAGATTTATCAAAAATAGATGAGTTAGCTGAACTTAAAGAAGTTAAATCTAATCTAGAAACTGAGTTAAAAATTCTTAAAGAACGTCTTGTCAAAAAAGTTACATCTAATCTAGAAACTGAGTTAAAATTCTTTAAAGGACGTCTTGTCCAAGAACTAATGCAAATAGTTAAAAATGAAAATGGAAGAATTGATCATACAAGTAAAAATTGGCAAGAAAGTGCATCTGTTTTACTAAATTCTCAAGAAAAAGGAGCGGTTAGTTTAGCTGAGGTAGAACGTGCAGTAAGTAAAATGACTCAAAAATTACGAGATCAAAAAGTTAGCGAGGAAGAAGTAGTTAATATAGAATCAAAACTTAAGTTTGAGCGTGCAAGTTTAGAGGCTAAATTATTCGATGATAACGAAATAAAAGAATTAATTAATAAAAGAATTAAAGAGGATGCATTGCGTGTCATTCCTTTTTTAGGTTCTGGTTCTGAAAGTTTCATGGAAAAAATAAGTCCTTTTGTCAAATTGCCTGATGATAGTTATTCTTTATTAAAAGCAAATGATAAACATCATCCATTTCAGAATATTTTATATTCTAATGCTTTGAAATTTTTTGCAAATTCAAGTGATATAGGATATCTAGATGATGATTCTTTAAAAAACTTAACTCCTGAAAACTTAAATGCATTTGAAAAAGCTGTAGCAGCTGATATTGATAAATTAATGTCAAGAGATGTAACTCTGAATGTATCTGATCTTAAATCTTATGTTGCTAATAATCCTAATCCAGATCTAATAGCAGATTATTTAGCATTGGAGTGGCAGGTTCATACACCTGGATTAAAAGCATTATATGATAATTTACAGGCTAGTCCTCAATTGCCATTGAATGAATTAGAGAACAAGCATGCTAAACAACTATTAAGCGATTTGGCTAGTTTATCTAAGTTACCAAGTGTCCGTGGTATACTTCCAGAGTTTAAAGAGGAGTTTTATAATGAGATTTCTAAAAAACCTGAAGAAAGATCAGTTGAATATACGAATTTTATTAACAAATGTTCAGAATTGCCTGATACTATGTTGCAGCCTGCAAAATGCTCGGCTCAAGCATTATTAGAGTTTAACAAGTGTGAGCGAGACTTGAATAGCTTTAAACAAGGACTATTTTGCGCAATTGATAACTATAAAAATAGCGGTACTGCACAATCAAAACGTGATTTTGACCGTGCAGAGATTTTATATAAAGGCCCAGATAATATAGTGAAAGAAATTACTTTGCAAGAATTGCAAGAGTCACAGGATCTTGCTTTATCTAATGAGCAGAGAGAGTTTTTAATTACATCTTGGCAGCAAGGTACTTTTCGCTCAGGAAGTACAGCAATCTATAGTGGTAGTAAGTTTTTGTCAAAATCTATTGGTATGATATTTGAAGGCGGCGGAAGATGTGATATTTTAATCGATGCATCAAATGGTACCAAGGTTCATAGTAGATATTTTAGTACATTTGCTAAGTCGCAAAATATTGATGAAGAAAGAGTTCCTTGCTTTGACAGTACAATATCAGTTGATATTTCTGATATGACTGGTGATAAGTTTATACCTGGTTGTTCATCAGCACCTAAAATTTTGATTAATATGCATAAATTTGATCCAGCAGTTAGTGTTTTAGATGTTCCTGAAGAATTAAAAGTTACAAGATCTTATGCTAGAGAAGAAATAGATAATGTTAAAAAAGATTTTGTATCAGGATCTTTGAATATGATATGTTCTCAATATACAAAAAAAGATATAAGCGCTCAGTTAAGCCAAGAAACTTTAGATACAAAATTTGCTAGAGGTTGGTGTAATATTACAGAAACATTAGGATTAGATAATGCTTTGGAGTCTATAATAAAAGAAGTATATTCTCAAAATAGTTATGATAAGTCTTTAAAAACCGAGCCAGATATTCAGAGTAGCGCTAATGAAGTTATAATGGAGGATATACTTGATATTGTAAAAAGAGCTAGATCTGGTGTAGATAGTAGTTCATTACATGAGTCACAGTCATTAACACTACAGAAAGCTGTAGATCACTTTTGTAAAGTTGAAGTTGATCCTATACTAAGAGAAAAATTTGCTGGTAAATGTTTAGATACGTTCTTTTCTGAGCAACAGGGTAATATTTATGATAAAAATGTACAAAAAGCTGTTGAAGAAGAAGTGACATCAATACTATTGCCATTATGTAATGATAAAAACAAAAAGGAAAAAGCAACACTTAAAAAAAATACGTCTGCTATGGTAAAAAAATTAGTCTATCAGTATAATAATAAAAAAGGATGGCATGGAGCTTGGGAAAGTTTTAAGAACACTGTATCTAATGTTGTAGGATATTTAACTGGTCAAAATCGCAAAGTTGAAAAGTTGATATCTTCTCATCCAGAAATTACTAGATCTTTAAAGAGACATCTGTCTGATAGCGCGTTGTCAGAATGTAGAGCAAGTTCTGAGTCTATAAGCGAAACTTTGAGCACAGCTATAACAAGTAAAGTTAGGAGAAATAGTACTGGAAACATTAGATAA